DNA from Prunus persica cultivar Lovell chromosome G6, Prunus_persica_NCBIv2, whole genome shotgun sequence:
TTGATTAGAGTCCACCCAAGCTCCAAGAAAGTAACATTCTCCAGATGAGAAGATCCTTGCAAACCATAGTGAAGCACTCCATCTCTTAAATCATAACTCAATGACAAATGACTCAGCTGTGGTAAACAGACAGCAATCGTTTCTAAATCCACAATCTCATCCTCATCATAAAAAATCACATCCCATAGCCGAAGCCTTCCTCAATTTTGACAATCTCGAGATCATGTGGTAAAATTTTGGCCATATAATTGTAAAATTGCTAATATCTACAATCTCAAGGTTTTCAACATTATCACCGATATCAAGATGAAAGACACTAACATCATCAATCTTGAAATGCTTTAAGGTCCCCTTTCCAATGAGTTCAAAGACCTCAAGAGCACAAGCTTTCAGGTGCAAACGCTGAATGCTATCAGCCTCCAATATAAACTTTTCCAAACTGATTCTTTCTGCATAAATGCTCTTTAATGTTGGACTGCTCAGCTCAACAGTCACTTGTGCATCTGACATTGCTATCTCTGGGTTGACAAGTTCTAAGGTTTCAATCTTTGGGCATGCACTTAGCAAAAGGCTAAGATCCAATGCTGAAATACTAACGTACCTCAAAGAAAGAGATTTCAAACAAGGAAATCTCtgaaatttgggttcaactCCTGTGACAGAATTATGGCCCAAGACCAACATTTCCAACTTTTGCCTCCCACAAATTTCTAGAATGTTTACATTTGGAGCAGTCCGAACATTATAAAACAATTGCCGAAGCGTTTCTCTGGTGTACATGAGCCATGCAATAACAGTGGAACCCAAGAACTCTTCAACATCATCCATTAAGATTGATAGTACTTGTAATCCAGTACTTTGAAAAATTGTTTGCGTTATTAAGATTTCCAATTGACTAGTTGTTAAATCCCGATACACAGGCCAATCATTGGAATTGAATGAAAGCGTGTGAAGGTGTTTGCGGCAAGCTTCTCGCCATTTCTGACATGTTGTGGAGGCTACCACCACATCTCGCGCAGCACTGAGCCGGGACAGTATGTTACCAATGACCTCAACAGGCAGGTGCTCCATAACCCACAACACTAatcaattttctcaaaaacaCCACTTGGGTTTCCACAAAGTATCAACTCATTATCGAAATACTTAATCTCCCAAGAAGCAAATTGTCATGCTCTTCAAAAATCAAGGTGAACTTGTAAAACCAGTCAATAGATGTTCCCGTTGACAGTACTACTCTAATAGCAGAAGGCTGGTGGaatcaacaaaaatgaaatgctggccaacaaagaaagaaaataattggTCCACCACAGTTTATGAGATCCCTAAACCAAAATCTAACACACACCACTATAGTAacttgaaaacattaaaaaaaatatccagATTTTgcataaagaaattaaaatgctCAACAGTAGCAAAATTGTAACCAactaaaaatcaaaaccataTATACAAAACCCATTAGCACCACAAAACCAATATCAGGGTATCAATCTGAATTGAAGAAACTCCTAGCAAATAAAACGACTCAGTTCTCATAGTATACATTATAGTGGGTAATAAATACAATAtcgaaagaacaaaaaaaaaaaaagcattagaACGAATTTAACCATCCCAAATGCAGaaacgaaaaataaaaaaattgattaccTGGAGATCAAAAGGGTGGTGGTGAAAGGTGCTGTTAGTAACCAGAAGAACAATTTGAAATGGATTGCAAATGCAGATTGAAAAATGATTGTACAAATGGTAATGAAATGGAAACtcgatgaagatgaagagtgGATCAAGAAGAAAAGCCCCGAGCATAGGCTTGAGATCCGCTACTTCTGATAtcgagagagaggaagaatcaataatcaattaaatcaaGGTGAGCAGTAGTATCCTCATTAGATAATTCATCCCTACTTACATAATTTGTCATCCAAAAAGGTCTTTTCTCTATATTAACTTGAAAACATTTCGGGATATTGcgtaaataaattaaaatgctCAACATATAAGTAACACCTTGTTTTAGACCAACTCCAGCGGACAACCCAGCCCGAGGCtaggggagaaaaaaaaaaaaaaaggtgttccAGCGAGCAGCCCAGGCCCGAGTGCAAGGTGAGACCCAGCAACCTGGGCTGGCCCGAGGGCAAGGTTGGCCCGAGCTCCAGCCCTCGTTTTGGTGCTGACGTCATCGCTACAGTGTGCTACAATGCCGCTACAATGTCGCTCTGCTACAGTGATGCTACAATGTCTGACGCTACAGTACCACTAAAAGTCCACGTGTCGCACTCTGGGCTCTCcgatcatatttttttctctaatccaacggcagccaatttttgtgcaataaaaaaatgaaaaaaattgaatttttttttaaaaaataccaaaaaaatactcattttttttctataaataccaaaattttatccaattgagatatgaattttataataaatattgatatgtacgaacccaaaaatattatccgaaaatattatctaaattaattatttttattaaaaagtttgtgaaaaaaacaaaaaaatgaatagtaattgcccttagccatgacaatgggtggaaacacaaaatactatttgcaagggcagtcactattcacgtgaatagtgactGCCCTAActccacccttgccatggctaagggcaaatgggtggagttgctcttaaagtgctgctatttccacctcTCTTTCTATTTTCTCACCCACCTTATCTTCTCACCCACCttataaaattgaataaacacaaacatatctttccacccaccattattcttaaaataccatttaattgtatttccatatttgctattacaataacaaaaaaatttataaaaaataaaaacaaaaattcttcaATTAGCCTATCCCCACCCCAATCGCAGTTCCCCACCCCAACCTTCTCCTTGGCGAAAACCCAACAGTCAACACCATGATCTTACAAACATTTAACTCTCCTTCttcaaccaaagaaaaactcTCTTACTGCCAACGAAAAAAACACTCCCCTTCTTATCacccagaagaaaaaaaaaatcctcacACTGATTACTCTATCTGttccagaaaataaaaacatgtttgctttatttaatttttattttcagagaCTGCAATAGAGGtgttatttgaatttgaaattaaaaggaaagaaagagacaaaggaagaaaaggaaatgacCATGAGTTTCTGTCAGTTTTAGAGTTGCCCAAAAGCTCAAAGTCGATGTAATTATGAGACTACTTGAGCTTTAGAGTtagggaagaaagaaaaacaattggATTATGTGTgactgaaaataaaattggggTGTTATGAGTTGGCAAGTTTAGGTTTTCTTCTCGTTCCTAATTTTTGAAGAACGCAGGGAGAGAAAGATGttgatttcattttgtttggtgGGTTGGGTATGAAGATGGGTGTGgattttgaacaaaaataaaaagaaaaagaaaatatggttGTGGCTGCGTGTgagagagattgagagagtTGTCCTCATAAGTCATTTTATAAagaagtaaatttatttttaaaattttgaaaataagatGGGTCGGAAAATAGGACAAATGGGTAGAAAGAGCAGCACTCTTgttttattgtatttattttcttcttttttcctttttttttttactatgcTCCTTGACGCCTTTTTTTATTCCAAGAcaaggaacatcataaaaaataaaagtaaatgcgatatttttttttgccttggaattactttcttttgtgggtttatttattttatgcatgcatgtttaatgaaaagagaaaagattcTTGTGTAAgtacctttttttatattgttcTTAAGATGTCATTGAGGAACAATGACTTGGATGTTGATGTTAAGCAACATTGGTGTCACTGTATTTAGACTCGTaacagaaaaatatattagttgttttttttggaaaataaaaaaagatgttTGGTTTTTGTCAAAAGAAACTGTTTAATAAAAACCCCGCAATTGGGCAATCGCACAACAACAAGAGTCATCATAAAAATCATACAACAATCAAGAAGGATGTTtggaaataaatattaaaagaaaaagttatcaAAGaagctaaaatatttataaaaacaaaaacccttaCAGGTAAGCTTGTGAGTTATGTGAGTCCATGACTAAAGTTATTAGTGTCTAATTGTAGAAGGCATTAGGTTATGACTAGTTATCTTGTATGTGTATGACTAGTCCTCTTCAATGCAATATATCTTGTTTATCTATACTAGCCTCTTGGTACGTGCTCatgcatgtgccaattggttttctttttcttttctttttttagaattaagaaaagataatatggatagttatgttccataaaagtataacctattatctgaAAGAAAAGAGGTTATTTAGAATTATATTCACACTAATTTAAGGCTATACCTACATTATTGAGcacattttatatatatgtgtatatatatatatatatatatagagagagagagagagagagagagagagagagagagagagagagtgtgtgtgtgtgtgtgtaatgGACCCATGGCCTTTTTAATTAAGAGATTGATATGTACATACCTTTATATGTAATATGCCTTCTACCAATTATTCCTTTACAATATATATTaacaattgattttttttttcaaaaggatTTTGTTCAAATTAAGAAATCTGCATGGATTAGGTAAATATGTATCTAAGTGCTTTTGATCCCAATAAACCTTACAACATGTTCTTCATATGAAATATCTTTCAAAGACTTGGTCAGATAATTATGTATTGCATAGATCTTGGGCTTTTTCAGTGGTTTTCACTGTGATTTTGAGGAACTGTTGAAGCTTGCATGCTCAATGAGGATTTTGGAGTATAAAGTTCAATGTTGTTAGATTCGTTGAGCTTAGCAGTGTTGTGTAGCTTGGACAAGATGTGAGTAAAACTTTTTGGATTGAGAATAAAAtcacatattattatattattacaaTGTGATTTAGGTGAATGTTAATCAATATAATTAACATGATGTTGGTGTTTTCATAAACTGCTTAAACTGATTTAAAGCATATAAACTTGTTCGTCAATAGTTAATGGGTAAGTgaaacatattttattttaaataaattttcttaaCTGAGATTTGTGGTTCTAAACCATTGAACTTATGTTGTGATTGTATTAGTGGTATTTTTGTGTGAATGACCACAtagatatattttttatatatatattgatgtgattggtgtatttggagataaaaatatttttttaatgtgaatctacattttattgttttgttgtaGGTGTGAATACCTTGAATCCCTTATGAGTTGGTTAGATGGGCATTCTCGAGAGTTTCTTAAATGAGCTTTCTCATGGCATTAAGGGATAAAAATACCATTAGGTCAGACGGACCCAAAAACAGTTAGCTCTATTCTATTGCCATTTAATACTTATGGTTGGCATGTCATCATGAGTGAAACACTAAGGTGATTGATCAATGGATGCTGATGCAGTATAAAGGTAATGAATGGTAGAATATATGGCTTCATTTAGACTATTGAACCGTTGGCAGATATTTGCAACACACATTATAATTTACATTTAGACACCTCCTAAGCCCTACCATCGCATGCCTCCAACATTTAAGGCTTCTTTGGTTCAATGCAACGAAACAAGTGATCATACCAACACACTCTAACAAGCTTGTATAATCAAGTAAAACCATACACATTTACTGACAAACTCGCCCAACCTTATATTTTTACTCACAATGGCAAGGAAACAAGTCTCTTACTTAGTTGGATAACCACAAATCACTTGGTTTGATTAAAATTACTTCCACCTCAAACTCTTCTATAGGTTTCTTCTCTTCACTTGACTTTATCGAGATAAATTTTCTGTTGAAATCCTCTAAAGACTCTTCTACCTGTGTTGTATATGTGATTGTGCAACACGCATGTCCTTACAATGAACTTTCGATCCAACAAGTAGATTCTCCAAACATCTAGGCAATGCACCAAATCAACATATTGCATTTCCTCCAACCTGCAATTAGAGGGTTTCATTGATGCTACCTTGCTGCATAAAACCTTCAGACTTACCTAGAGATTGCTGCCTTTTTCAACGCCTCTCTTCATTTTCTGTTACGATGGCATTCAGATTTTGTCTCCTTAGATAGTCTTTCACTTGATAAGGTCCTTTGTTATTCCATTGATTATGCTGTAGGGAAACAAACAATATATGCACGAGGTTTGAAGAATTTTTCATCTAtccttgtctttttttttgttcaaattgGGTGATACTATTACTAagaaatgataatttaatgCGTCCCAGCTTATACAAATCCCTaaactcttgttttttttttttttggaaaacttCAGGTGCTTACTGATGTTAAATTTACATAGAGTATTATGTCCGAAGACTTCAAATTACATAACAAACTAATAATTATATTACTCCTCATTGCGGCTATTGCTACTTGCGTTGTCGTTGTCTTTATCAGAGTCCTCTCTGCCGGTGTCTCATTCCTCAGAATCCAAAGAGCTTCCAGCGCTActcaataaatattaaatacaaaattattcATAATGATACTCCTAACTAAAGTGaatggaaattataaatactaaaaaataaaagaaaataataaatattacttACTTTGTCTCCTCTCAATCGTCAGCTTCAATGATTTCTAGCTTAACTTACAGGTCTTTCATTTAATACTTGATGATGTGATTTTGTTTGAGGTATCAATAACAATGTGGGTGCTTTTTCAATTTCCAACGCCCTTGACAAGTTCTATCTCTGCATCTATGTCTTCATTCGTCTTGACATAGAATGTATCAAGATTGTGAATTCGGAAAAGTCTACTTTTTCTActcactttttttattttttattcttgtttCTCCTAGAACTTGGTAGATCAATggtttttcaagctttatgcAAGAGGAGGatcaatttcaaaaaatgAGGAATAGCCATATAAGAGGTAACATCATTTTACCTCCTCCAGGTTGGGGTCATTCTTCAAATAGGCCAcatagttttaattttatcaatttacgCCCtaacattttaaaatttgaccaATTTACAGGTTCCATCAGTTTAACCGTTTGGTCTTCTGTTAAATGATCATGTGGCAAATGCAAGGTCCACTTTTTTTACTTATGTtaaatattaagaaatcattttatttttatttttatttttacatattaaaattaaaatatatgttatatttcttttctcttccgtGTCTCACTTCGTCATAATCTGATAACCCCTCCTCACCCTCCATCatttcccttctctctctctctctctctctctctctctctctctcaaattccaTTTTGATTCTCATATCATACAACAAACCCTTCAAAATCAATCACACGCTTCGCCAAAACCCATTTTGGCATAAACAAAATCACGcaactttttgttgttgaaatcaATCTTTTTATCTTCGTCTATTGTTAATTGTTGATTTAATTGGTTTGGTGATAATGAGGCTTGAAGATTTAAAACGTAATTAGAATTCTTTGAAGAATCGCAACTACAGGGTCTCTGCAACACCCAATCCCGCTCGTTCTTTAAAGCTTACGCGTTCCTCCGATTCCGATTCTAATTCCCATCCagttagggttttgggttagCAAGTGTAACGAGGCAGAGTTAGATGCCGAAGACTAAAATAAGGGTGAATTGACGTCCTTGAAGATAGTTGTTAATCATGGTGTCGCTGTGAGTAATTATGAGATTTCTTCTAGTAATTTCAAAACTTGCATGAGGGGGAATGAGTCGGGATAAGGGGGAAGAGGTTGGGGGGTTTGGTCCAATTGAGGGAGAAAGGGGGCTGGATGAGAGAGAAGGGTTTTGGGGGGTTTGGTCGGGATGAAGGAGAAATGGGTTGGCTTTTGGTCGGGATGAGGAAGAAGGGGGTGGGACtgtcaaaaaattataaattaaaattatttcttaatatttaattacacCCAAGCCACTCGCCAATGGAAGTGGAAACGACATTAAAGGAAAATCCTGGTGGAGCCAGGTCGGCAAGACCGTGGGATCGTGGTTGGGGGGTAGTGAGGAGAGGTACATTTTCTGACTTTTTTGTTCACATTTTATCTGGGCAGATCCCAAGAGTGTTTTGCTAATATCGTGCCCCTAGTTAGAATATAGTTTTGGATAAAGAGTTCATGTCCTAGTATGCAAGGttgatattttgatttaagtACTAATTGTGTGCTATAAAAAAGGTGTTTTATGTGCTatagttttatattttaaagttGAGCGTTGTAGATGAATGCCTTGTCTTAATTTGGGTTTTCTGCATTGAGCTTTGTACGGTTATTGAAGTCCATTACAATCCTGGGTGCTAgtattttggatatgttgattGAATTCCATAGTGAAATTCTTGGGCGACGACttgattttctattttctgaaGTGGATTTCTTAGGGATATGTTCAGAGCAGCACTGTCTTTGTTAGGCTGTTTTTCACGAGTGTTTTGGTCTTAAGGAGCGcctttttgtttcatttggaAAATAGGCTTCCAGTATTTGGATGCATATTTGTACATTCCTGTTTGATGTGATCTCTATATAAGACCCATTTCCAGGTTTCCCAATACTATATAATACATCTTACAAACATTTCTTTGTGAGCTAATCTGATCCCATTGCATGGGGAAGAACTAAAACGCTTTGCGGTATTAAGAATATAATCTTGTTGAGTCTTTTGTCATACTAAAAGCTTCAAGTTTGACAAATCAAATTCCACACCAGCAAAAGAATGTCATATTAAAAGCTCTaagttttatgttgttttagtGTTGGTGTGATGGATTTGGGTGAGAATCCCTTTTGAGTTTATGAAATGAACATTCTCGAGAGTTTGTCAGATGAACATTCTCATGGCATTAATGGATAAAAATACCtatgaacccaaaaatagTTAGAGCTCTATTCTGATGTCATTTGATACGCATGACTAGCATGTAATCATGAGTGAAACACTAAGGTGATTGGTTGATGGATGTTGACGCAGTATGAAGGTAATGAACGATGGAATACATGCTTTATAAAGACTATTGAATCATTGGTAGGTATTCACGACACGCactataatttatatttagatACCTCCTAAGCTTAGCCCTCGCACGCCTCCAACACTTAAGACTTTTTTAGTTCAACACATCGAAACAAGTGATCACTCCAACACACTCTAACGAGCTTGTATAATCAAGTAAACCCACACACATTTACGAGCAAACTTGACCGACCTTCTATTTTTACTCACAATAGCAAGGATATAAGTTTCTCATTTAGCAAGTCAACCACAAATCACTTGGTTCGATTAGGATTACTTCCACCTCGAACTCTTCCACAGGTTTCTTCTCTTCACTTGACTATATCGAGATCACCTTTGTATTGGAATCCTCCAAAGACTCTTCTACTAGTGTTATATATATGATTGTGCAACACGTATGTCCTTGCAATGAACTTTCGATCCAATAAGTATATTCTCCAAACATCAAGGCAATGTGCTAAATCAACATATTGTATTTCTTCCAACTTGTAATCGAGATCCCACTTTGGAATCATGTTTTTTATTACTTCCAAAAAAATTCCTCCATGTAGCAAGTTAGTATCAATGAAACCTTTCGAGTGTTGCATTGCAAATATATCCACAAATACCTCAATCATCTCCAATGATGATTGCATAATTTCATATTCTCACATTGTATCTTCTAAAAGCACCGACATTAGTGTATTGAATAGAAATTTGGGACTTACCTGGAGTTGTTGCCTTCTTCAGCGCCTCCTTTCATTTTCCGTCACGATGGCATTCAAATTTTGTCTCCTTAGAAGtcatttattatttcattgaTCATGCTATAGGGAAACAAACAATATATGCACGAGGTTTGAAGAATTTTTCATCCCTCCttgccttttattttgttcaaattgGGTGATGCTATTACTAggaaatgataatttaatgCGTCTCACCTTATACAAATCTGTAcattcttgtttgtttattggaAACTTCAGATGCTTAATGAtgttaaatttatatatagtattaTGTTcgaagaatttaaattatataacaagctaataattaaattactccCCATTGCAGCTGCTGTTACCCGCTTTGTCATTGTCTTTATAGAGTATTATGTCTGAATAGTTGACAATGTGATTTTGTTTGAGGTATCAACAATAATGTGCCTGCCTTTCCAATTTTCATCGCCCTCGACAATTCTACCACGACTTTTATGTCTTCATTCATTTTAACATAGCGTGTACAAAAATGGTGATTCGAAaaagtgtattttttttattcacttctactctttttattattattcttgttTCTCCTTGAGTTGGGTAGATAAATGGTTTTCCAAGCTTTATGCAAGAGGCAGATCAATTTCAATAAACGAGGAATAGCCATGTAAGAGGTTTATAGAGAATGATATAAATGAAATATGAAGTTAACCTAAAGTGGGAGTAAAAGATGAAGATAGATGATGTAAATATATAGAAGAAGGAAGTGTGGGAGGTACAGGTAGGTGGGTGAGTTTAATTCTGGGGTTGGAAGGTTAGTGAAAGAGGAAAAGAGTTGCTCTTACATATACTCTCTATTTATTATGACATTGCTATTCTTGGTGATTGAGGACATTAGAGAGCATAAGAATTAAGGCACAAAAAATGACTAAATGTATACACGAGTAGagtgaaatttgaaatatgagCTAAGGTGTTCTTAATAATAGTCTTGATTCTTGATGTGGACCAACACACCTACAAGTAAGCCTTTATGTTAATAGGTAGGTGGATATATATGGTTGTGGCTTGTACCACTTTATACATGTAGGCCTTTAATATCTTCAcgtttcaaaataaaaaaataaaatctagcAAATCACTTGCAAGACTATCTCATCACGAGTTATCAACATATCTCATAAATTCCAAAACTTTTTGTAACCTTTGATGGGAAATTTCTTTGGAAAAATGGGTGTCTTTATCAATAATTTTAAATCATTACCACAAGttcgtattttattttatttttctttcctgttTTTTAGACTTATGAATGTTCACAAAGAAGAGAGACTTAGGAATGAAGATGCTTCAACATTGTAAAGGTTTGTTATTAGCCATTATTGTGCTTTCCAGAGTTCTAGCCAGAAAAAACATCATT
Protein-coding regions in this window:
- the LOC18772044 gene encoding LOW QUALITY PROTEIN: F-box/LRR-repeat protein At1g67190 (The sequence of the model RefSeq protein was modified relative to this genomic sequence to represent the inferred CDS: deleted 2 bases in 2 codons); protein product: MEHLPVEVIGNILSRLSAARDVVVASTTCQKWREACRKHLHTLSFNSNDWPVYRDLTTSQLEILITQTIFQSTGLQVLSILMDDVEEFLGSTVIAWLMYTRETLRQLFYNVRTAPNVNILEICGRQKLEMLVLGHNSVTGVEPKFQRFPCLKSLSLRYVSISALDLSLLLSACPKIETLELVNPEIAMSDAQVTVELSSPTLKSIYAERISLEKFILEADSIQRLHLKACALEVFELIGKGTLKHFKIDDVSVFHLDIGDNVENLEIVDISNFTIIWPKFYHMISRLSKLRKLRLWDVIFYDEDEIVDLETIAVCLPQLSHLSLSYDLRDGVLHYGLQGSSHLENVTFLELGWTLINDIFIHFVEGLLKRCPSLKKLVIHGVVSEAKTHEECQTLANFTSQTLANFTSSIVQLMRQYMYVEVQFEYE